In Microbacterium esteraromaticum, the following proteins share a genomic window:
- a CDS encoding ABC transporter substrate-binding protein has product MVLRKTALSSAAVLALASLTLAGCSAPSGTSDQKGPASLELDLDNLATTTPAGTKPIDEVKWNLPYEPSSIDPIFTWNYAENTATANLCESLLRMKPDLSLEPGLASTVDQPDDKTYVYTIREGVTFWNGNPLTAEDVAFSLQRQIGEDSKSYWGDYFSNVVSAEVTGDMQVTVTLSEPDVLFAQAMGSAAGAIVEKAAAEAGGDAFGTPKGDLQCTGPYKVASWDSGKRLVIERNDAYWNTEVKPLAKQISFSFIADESTAINALSTGDVDGQFFYLPPAGLSQLQKSKNVTTTFGESFVFWTLAPIGKDGGLGDEKIRQALSLAIDREQLSKVVFQGAAIPAATIAGPATWGYEEDAFAEAFKEFDVTADIEAAKKLVAEAGAPSEPIVLAVQGSSAVHEQTASVIQAAGQAIGLNVQTKVIPVEQFGNLYFDPAAREGLDGFFTTNYADFADPLGVYSFFESANSHDYIGWDGADAEIAEALKTTDDAKRAELVIGIQKKVTEALPWIPLAYEPTTMIQSTRISGAVPSFAYLYAPWAVSIGGTE; this is encoded by the coding sequence TCAGCTCGGCGGCCGTTCTCGCCCTGGCGTCCTTGACGCTGGCCGGCTGCTCGGCCCCATCCGGCACGTCCGATCAGAAGGGGCCGGCCTCGCTCGAGCTCGATCTCGACAACCTCGCCACGACGACACCGGCCGGCACCAAGCCGATCGACGAGGTCAAATGGAACCTGCCGTACGAGCCGTCGTCGATTGACCCCATCTTCACCTGGAACTACGCTGAGAACACGGCGACCGCGAACCTCTGCGAGAGCCTGCTGCGCATGAAGCCGGACCTGTCGCTCGAACCCGGCCTCGCGTCGACGGTCGACCAGCCCGACGACAAGACGTACGTGTACACGATCCGCGAGGGCGTCACGTTCTGGAACGGCAACCCGCTCACAGCCGAGGACGTCGCGTTCTCGCTTCAGCGCCAGATCGGCGAGGACTCGAAGTCGTACTGGGGCGACTACTTCAGCAACGTCGTCTCGGCGGAGGTCACCGGCGACATGCAGGTCACGGTCACGCTGTCGGAGCCCGACGTGCTCTTCGCCCAGGCGATGGGATCGGCTGCGGGCGCGATCGTCGAGAAGGCCGCCGCAGAAGCCGGCGGCGACGCCTTCGGAACGCCGAAGGGCGACCTGCAGTGCACTGGTCCGTACAAGGTCGCGAGCTGGGACTCGGGCAAGCGCCTCGTGATCGAGCGCAACGACGCCTACTGGAACACCGAGGTCAAGCCGCTCGCGAAGCAGATCTCGTTCAGCTTCATCGCCGACGAGTCGACCGCGATCAACGCGCTCAGCACGGGCGACGTCGACGGGCAGTTCTTCTATCTGCCGCCCGCGGGACTGTCGCAGCTGCAGAAGAGCAAGAACGTCACGACCACCTTCGGCGAGTCGTTCGTGTTCTGGACGCTCGCGCCGATCGGCAAGGACGGCGGTCTCGGCGACGAGAAGATCCGTCAGGCGCTGTCGCTGGCGATCGACCGGGAGCAGCTGTCAAAGGTCGTCTTCCAGGGCGCAGCCATCCCGGCGGCCACGATCGCCGGCCCCGCGACCTGGGGCTACGAGGAGGATGCCTTTGCCGAGGCGTTCAAGGAGTTCGACGTGACCGCCGACATCGAGGCCGCGAAGAAGCTCGTCGCCGAGGCCGGCGCACCGTCCGAGCCCATCGTGCTCGCCGTGCAGGGCAGCTCCGCCGTGCACGAGCAGACCGCCAGCGTCATCCAGGCCGCCGGTCAGGCGATCGGACTCAACGTGCAGACGAAGGTGATCCCCGTCGAGCAGTTCGGCAACCTCTACTTCGACCCGGCCGCGCGTGAGGGCCTAGACGGGTTCTTCACCACGAACTACGCCGACTTCGCCGATCCTCTCGGTGTCTACAGCTTCTTCGAGTCGGCGAACTCGCACGACTACATCGGCTGGGACGGTGCCGACGCCGAGATCGCCGAGGCGCTGAAGACCACCGACGATGCGAAGCGCGCCGAGCTGGTGATCGGCATCCAGAAGAAGGTCACCGAGGCGCTGCCGTGGATCCCGCTCGCCTACGAGCCCACCACGATGATCCAGAGCACGCGGATCTCGGGCGCCGTGCCCTCGTTCGCGTACCTGTACGCGCCGTGGGCCGTCTCGATCGGCGGGACCGAGTAA
- a CDS encoding ABC transporter permease has translation MSFASFLLRRSGGLLLVLLVTSFLVFGLLYLAPGSPLAFILGPRGGTPEQIAAVTEQYHLNDPFIVRYIAWLGDLVQGDLGRSLVYRQPVGDLLLARAGTTAALVSLAAVIIAVVGIIAGTWAALRRGWVDQVVSTLAAIGLSTPVFVVGVALISLFAVGLGWFPTFGVGTGGLDSLWHLFLPAMALSVASAAYLARITKTAVNEERTREHVQTATVRGLAPGLIVRRHVLRNALIPITTVLGLTIATLIAGAVVVENVFALDGLGSLLVKAILQRDFAVVQAVVLVLVVAFVVVNAIVDVLYTFIDPRISLGSKQ, from the coding sequence ATGTCCTTCGCGTCCTTCCTCCTGAGGCGCTCTGGGGGGCTGCTGCTGGTGCTGCTGGTGACCTCGTTCCTCGTGTTCGGGTTGCTGTATCTCGCACCGGGCAGCCCCCTTGCCTTCATCCTCGGTCCGCGCGGCGGAACGCCTGAGCAGATCGCCGCGGTGACCGAGCAGTACCACCTGAACGATCCGTTCATCGTGCGCTACATCGCCTGGCTCGGCGACCTCGTGCAGGGCGACCTCGGTCGCTCGCTCGTGTACCGCCAGCCCGTCGGCGACCTGCTGCTCGCCCGTGCGGGCACGACCGCCGCACTGGTCTCGCTCGCTGCGGTGATCATCGCGGTCGTCGGCATCATCGCCGGCACCTGGGCCGCGCTGCGCCGGGGATGGGTCGACCAGGTCGTCTCCACCCTCGCCGCGATCGGCCTGTCGACGCCGGTCTTCGTGGTGGGCGTCGCGCTGATCAGCCTCTTCGCCGTCGGTCTCGGCTGGTTCCCCACCTTCGGTGTGGGCACGGGCGGGCTCGACAGCCTGTGGCACCTGTTCCTGCCTGCCATGGCGCTCAGCGTCGCGAGCGCGGCCTACCTCGCTCGCATCACGAAGACCGCGGTCAACGAGGAGCGCACGCGCGAGCACGTGCAGACCGCGACGGTGCGAGGTCTCGCTCCGGGGCTGATCGTGCGGCGGCACGTGCTGCGCAACGCGCTCATCCCGATCACCACCGTGCTCGGCCTGACGATCGCGACCCTCATCGCGGGCGCTGTGGTCGTCGAGAACGTGTTCGCTCTCGACGGGCTCGGCTCGCTGCTGGTCAAGGCGATCCTGCAGCGCGACTTCGCGGTCGTGCAGGCCGTCGTCCTCGTGCTGG